A window of the Bradyrhizobium diazoefficiens genome harbors these coding sequences:
- a CDS encoding efflux RND transporter periplasmic adaptor subunit → MLFKPDTKDKAKQGTAKKSRGRGFVMTLITLAILGGLGYLGWTVMHQQPQQQGNGPNQRPDLPVPVLAATPKIQDVPVYLDGVGAIRALNTVTVRSQVDGKLIAVKFTEGQDVKKGDVLGEIDPALYQATYDQAVAKKAQDEAQLANQRIDLTRYEQLAATNAGSKQQADTQRAAVAQTEALIKADQASIDNAAATLSYTKIVAPLSGRAGLRQVDQGNIIHAADTTGLVVITQLQPIAVWFSLPQQQIMRVNAAAAKGSLAVDVFGNDGVTVIDTGKLTGIDNQVDQTTGTLRLKAEFPNAHYQLWPGQFVNVRLKVETLTQALVVPTSAVQRGPIGTFSYVIGEGDIVSAKPVTVTQQNEHDAVIASGLSPNDKVVTTGFANLSDGSKVVVGRDEQTPSADLAPRKRTRAPDGQKKDGQAKDSQAKDGQKDGQGKDGEFRAQRKSSEGDQKGQTGPAPGPGAQQTGPGAKQP, encoded by the coding sequence ATGCTCTTTAAGCCGGATACGAAGGACAAGGCGAAACAGGGGACGGCGAAAAAGTCGCGCGGCCGCGGCTTCGTCATGACCCTGATCACGCTCGCGATCCTCGGCGGCCTCGGCTATCTCGGCTGGACCGTGATGCACCAGCAGCCGCAGCAGCAGGGCAACGGCCCCAATCAGCGGCCCGATCTGCCGGTGCCGGTGCTGGCAGCGACGCCCAAGATCCAGGACGTGCCGGTCTATCTCGACGGCGTCGGCGCGATCCGTGCGCTCAACACGGTCACCGTGCGCTCGCAGGTCGACGGCAAGCTGATCGCGGTGAAGTTCACCGAAGGCCAGGACGTCAAGAAGGGCGACGTGCTCGGGGAGATAGACCCGGCGCTCTACCAGGCGACCTATGACCAGGCCGTCGCCAAGAAGGCCCAGGACGAAGCCCAGCTCGCCAACCAGCGCATCGATCTGACGCGTTACGAGCAGCTCGCGGCCACAAATGCCGGCTCGAAGCAGCAGGCCGACACCCAGCGCGCCGCGGTCGCGCAGACCGAGGCGCTGATCAAGGCCGACCAGGCTTCGATCGACAATGCGGCGGCGACGCTGAGCTACACCAAGATCGTGGCGCCGCTGTCGGGCCGCGCAGGCCTGCGCCAAGTCGATCAGGGCAACATTATCCACGCCGCCGACACCACCGGCCTCGTCGTCATCACGCAATTGCAGCCGATCGCGGTGTGGTTCAGCCTGCCGCAGCAGCAGATCATGCGCGTCAACGCCGCCGCGGCCAAGGGGTCGCTCGCAGTCGACGTGTTCGGCAATGACGGCGTCACCGTGATCGACACCGGCAAGCTCACCGGCATCGACAACCAGGTCGACCAGACCACCGGCACGCTCAGGCTTAAGGCGGAGTTTCCCAATGCCCATTACCAGCTCTGGCCGGGTCAGTTCGTCAATGTCCGTCTCAAGGTCGAGACTTTGACGCAGGCGCTGGTGGTGCCGACCTCGGCGGTGCAGCGCGGACCGATCGGCACGTTCAGCTACGTCATCGGGGAGGGCGACATCGTCTCGGCCAAGCCGGTCACGGTGACGCAGCAGAACGAGCATGACGCGGTCATTGCGAGCGGCCTGTCGCCGAACGACAAGGTCGTGACCACAGGCTTCGCCAATCTGTCTGACGGCTCCAAGGTGGTCGTCGGCCGCGACGAGCAGACACCGTCGGCCGATCTTGCCCCGCGCAAGCGCACGCGCGCGCCGGATGGCCAGAAGAAGGACGGTCAGGCCAAGGACAGTCAAGCCAAGGACGGGCAGAAGGACGGACAAGGCAAGGATGGCGAATTCCGCGCTCAGCGGAAGAGCAGTGAAGGCGACCAGAAGGGCCAGACCGGCCCGGCGCCGGGGCCGGGGGCTCAACAAACGGGACCTGGAGCCAAGCAGCCATGA
- a CDS encoding efflux RND transporter permease subunit: protein MGVSEPFIRRPIATSLLGIALLIGGLLGYFALPVSALPQVDFPTVQVSTQLPGASPDVIASLITAPLERQLGQIPSLTAMNSTSSFGVSQISLQFDLNRDIDGATQDVQAAINAAAGVLPKTLPYPPTYAKVNPADAPVMTLALRSDTISLRAMSDIADTLLAQRLSQISGVGRVSVLGGLKPAVRIQADLARLAAYGIAMEDLRAAIANANVSGPKGSLDGAQQSYIIAANDQIAAADAYRPIIIAYRNGSPVTIGDVAQIVDGLENDRTGGWYQGTPAVIIDIQRQPGANVIDVVKQIRTEIPKVQRAIPAGVHLTIVSDRTVTIRASVHDVQFTLILSVVLVTLVVLLFLRSLRATLIAGVALPLSLITSFGIMYFAGFSLDNLSLMALTIGTGFVVDDAIVMIENIVRHMENGDSAMQASLKGASEIGFTVISLTVSLIAVFIPLLFMSGLVGRMFREFALTLTIAVVTSAVVSLTLTPMMCSRLLKAAHEELAVPGLAAVSRFIDRTVEFYHRTLLWVLERQRATLVVTFATLAATLVLYVVAPKGFLPLQDTASITAVTEAAPDVSFGEMQKRQAEAADAIKADPDVTGVVSVIGAGSVNPTTNVGRLVMTLKPRGERRDDVSAVITRLKDKVAGIPGMTVYFQPVQDVQISTQSSRSQYQYTLTGTDATLVSEWARKLVDEMRRDPLFRDVSSEAQEGGLRAQLDVDRTRAGQLGVSLQAITDTLNDAFAQRQISTIYGQANQYRVVLEALPMYQRDPSILSKLYLPGGASSSVVGAPNAQVPLDAVATLKRTTAPLAISHQAQFPAISLSFNLAPGAALGDAVEAVKTIETRIEMPNSIVGVYAGDAAEFAKALAGQPWLLLAAVITIYIVLGVLYESYIHPITILSTLPSAGVGAILALILCGQDLSVIGLIGIILLMGIVKKNAIMMIDFALEAERGQGMPAHEAIVQACLLRFRPIMMTTLAALFGALPLAIESGTGAELRFPLGISIIGGLLLSQLLTLYTTPVIYLALDRINRRLEQALPPPAPEGPPTAGATEGMQ from the coding sequence ATGGGTGTTTCAGAGCCCTTCATCCGCCGGCCGATCGCGACCTCGCTGCTCGGCATTGCGCTGCTGATCGGCGGCTTGCTCGGCTATTTCGCGCTGCCGGTCTCCGCGCTGCCGCAGGTCGACTTCCCGACCGTGCAGGTCTCGACGCAGTTGCCGGGCGCGAGCCCCGACGTGATCGCCTCGCTGATCACCGCGCCGCTGGAGCGGCAGCTCGGCCAGATCCCGTCGCTGACGGCGATGAACTCGACGAGCTCGTTCGGCGTCAGCCAGATCTCGCTGCAGTTCGACCTCAACCGCGATATCGACGGCGCGACCCAGGACGTGCAGGCCGCGATCAACGCGGCTGCCGGCGTTCTGCCCAAGACGCTGCCTTATCCGCCGACCTACGCCAAGGTGAACCCGGCTGACGCGCCGGTCATGACGCTGGCGCTGCGCTCGGACACGATCTCGCTGCGCGCGATGAGCGACATCGCCGATACGCTGCTGGCGCAGCGGCTCAGCCAGATCTCCGGCGTCGGTCGCGTCTCCGTGCTTGGCGGGCTGAAGCCGGCCGTGCGCATCCAGGCGGATCTGGCGCGGCTCGCTGCCTACGGCATCGCCATGGAGGATTTGCGCGCCGCCATCGCCAATGCCAACGTCTCCGGGCCGAAGGGCTCGCTCGACGGCGCCCAGCAATCCTACATCATCGCCGCCAACGACCAGATCGCCGCCGCAGACGCCTACAGGCCGATCATCATCGCCTATCGCAACGGCTCGCCGGTCACGATCGGCGACGTCGCCCAGATCGTCGACGGGCTCGAGAATGACCGCACCGGCGGCTGGTACCAGGGCACGCCGGCCGTCATCATCGACATCCAGCGCCAGCCCGGCGCCAATGTCATCGACGTCGTCAAGCAGATCCGCACCGAAATCCCGAAGGTTCAGCGCGCCATTCCGGCCGGCGTGCATCTGACCATCGTCTCCGACCGCACCGTCACCATCCGCGCCTCCGTCCACGACGTGCAGTTCACGCTGATCCTCAGCGTCGTGCTGGTGACATTGGTGGTGCTGCTGTTCCTGCGCTCGCTGCGCGCCACGCTGATCGCCGGCGTGGCGCTGCCGCTGTCGCTGATCACGAGCTTCGGCATCATGTATTTTGCCGGCTTCAGCCTCGACAATCTCTCGCTGATGGCGCTCACGATCGGCACCGGCTTCGTGGTCGACGACGCCATCGTGATGATCGAGAACATCGTCCGCCACATGGAGAATGGCGACAGCGCGATGCAGGCGTCACTGAAGGGCGCCAGCGAAATCGGCTTCACCGTGATCTCGCTGACGGTGTCGCTGATCGCAGTGTTCATCCCGCTGCTGTTCATGTCGGGCCTGGTCGGCCGCATGTTCCGCGAATTCGCGCTGACCTTGACGATCGCGGTCGTGACCTCGGCGGTGGTGTCGCTGACGCTGACGCCGATGATGTGCTCGCGGCTGCTTAAAGCTGCCCATGAGGAGCTGGCGGTGCCGGGGCTTGCCGCCGTCAGCCGCTTCATCGACCGCACCGTTGAGTTCTACCACCGCACGCTGCTCTGGGTGCTGGAGCGCCAGCGCGCCACGCTGGTCGTGACCTTTGCGACGCTGGCAGCGACCCTCGTGCTCTATGTCGTCGCGCCGAAGGGTTTTCTGCCGCTGCAGGACACCGCTTCGATCACGGCGGTGACGGAGGCGGCGCCCGACGTGTCGTTCGGCGAGATGCAGAAGCGCCAGGCCGAGGCCGCCGACGCCATCAAGGCCGATCCTGACGTGACTGGCGTGGTCTCGGTGATCGGCGCGGGCTCGGTCAACCCGACCACCAATGTCGGCCGCCTCGTCATGACGCTGAAGCCGCGCGGCGAGCGGCGCGACGATGTCAGCGCGGTCATCACCCGGCTGAAGGACAAGGTCGCCGGCATCCCCGGCATGACCGTCTACTTCCAGCCGGTGCAGGACGTGCAGATCTCGACGCAGTCGAGCCGCTCGCAATACCAGTACACGCTGACCGGCACGGATGCGACGCTGGTCTCGGAATGGGCGCGAAAACTCGTCGACGAGATGCGCCGGGATCCCCTGTTCCGCGACGTCTCGTCGGAGGCACAGGAAGGCGGCCTGCGCGCGCAGCTGGACGTCGACCGCACCCGCGCCGGCCAGCTCGGCGTCAGCTTGCAAGCCATCACCGACACGCTGAACGATGCGTTTGCGCAGCGCCAGATCTCGACCATCTACGGCCAGGCCAACCAGTACCGTGTGGTGCTGGAGGCACTGCCGATGTATCAGCGCGATCCCTCGATCCTGTCGAAGCTCTATTTGCCGGGCGGCGCCAGCAGCTCCGTCGTTGGCGCGCCCAACGCCCAGGTGCCGCTCGATGCCGTGGCGACGCTGAAGCGCACCACGGCACCGCTCGCGATCTCGCACCAGGCGCAATTCCCGGCGATCTCGCTCAGTTTCAATCTCGCGCCGGGCGCGGCGCTTGGCGACGCCGTCGAAGCGGTCAAGACGATCGAGACCCGGATCGAAATGCCCAACAGCATCGTCGGCGTCTATGCTGGCGACGCCGCCGAATTCGCCAAGGCGCTCGCCGGCCAGCCTTGGCTGCTTCTCGCCGCCGTGATCACGATCTACATCGTGCTGGGCGTGCTCTATGAGAGCTACATCCACCCGATCACGATCCTCTCGACGCTGCCCTCGGCCGGCGTCGGCGCCATCCTCGCACTGATCCTGTGCGGGCAGGACCTCTCGGTTATTGGCCTGATCGGCATCATCCTGTTGATGGGCATCGTCAAGAAAAACGCGATCATGATGATCGACTTCGCGCTGGAAGCCGAGCGCGGGCAGGGCATGCCAGCGCATGAGGCGATCGTGCAGGCGTGTCTGTTGCGCTTCCGCCCGATCATGATGACGACGCTGGCCGCGCTGTTCGGCGCGCTGCCGCTGGCGATCGAGAGCGGCACCGGCGCCGAGCTGCGCTTCCCGCTCGGCATCTCCATCATCGGCGGCCTGCTGCTGAGCCAGCTGCTCACGCTCTACACGACGCCCGTGATCTACCTCGCGCTCGACCGCATCAACCGCCGCCTCGAGCAGGCGCTGCCGCCGCCGGCGCCCGAGGGGCCGCCCACGGCCGGCGCGACCGAGGGGATGCAGTGA